From the genome of Thermogutta terrifontis, one region includes:
- a CDS encoding ArnT family glycosyltransferase, translating to MLPNIETTGPVHRSAAWIGCACGVVTFCCLLFTSPVTPMTWDEGDAIRRAERIQAWFAHLFSSSSESNTPAGHPFSRRKLWWGFPFTTQREGHPALYGIVIALGEAASPNVLDPLTRYRFGPILLFAVAVGSAAAKMTRHWGPQAGWAAATALILQPRLFAHAHYASFDGPLTAFWLLSWAAFPEKAFTRAAKPTLRDDIFPAIRWGALLGATMSCKFTGWLAPLPFLIWPVLQGNRRTWLLLCWGFLAALVTFFLCNPPLWVRPIVGMLMFFRFNLHRGQLPGLNIPTYFLGKMYDLYHPLPWYNTLFWTAVAVPLPILLFFVLGLATIGRRRMHHSVALLAAHWGILIIVRAIPGAPPHDGIRLFLPAFAFLALLAGLGVAMGPKMLTATSADQGPRSRSPADVAMNTDAKERAFPAARSQRRQLAGLVQVASWIALILCVIPIFCFAPQWLSYYNLLIGGLPGATKRGMEPTYYWDGLDRDVLLWLRIQCVPGEKVYFSAGSPDNLDLQHAWGWLAPEPASSPADARWYVIQHRPSAWNDIDKWLAYHGEPAFVKYAGQATWCPLVGRVWVVKVFPITEYWRASQSMAIENTR from the coding sequence ATGCTCCCGAACATTGAAACGACTGGCCCAGTTCACCGCAGCGCCGCGTGGATTGGGTGCGCCTGTGGTGTCGTCACATTCTGCTGCCTGCTGTTCACGTCTCCCGTCACGCCCATGACCTGGGATGAGGGCGATGCCATCCGCCGGGCAGAAAGGATCCAGGCCTGGTTTGCCCACCTCTTCTCGTCCTCCAGCGAGAGTAACACACCCGCGGGTCATCCCTTCTCTCGAAGAAAACTTTGGTGGGGATTTCCGTTCACCACGCAGCGGGAAGGCCACCCGGCCCTCTACGGAATCGTCATTGCCCTCGGAGAAGCCGCATCGCCAAACGTGCTGGATCCTCTCACACGCTACCGGTTTGGTCCAATTTTGCTCTTCGCTGTGGCCGTAGGTTCTGCTGCCGCGAAGATGACTCGTCACTGGGGACCGCAGGCAGGCTGGGCCGCCGCGACCGCGTTGATCCTCCAGCCGCGTTTGTTCGCCCACGCCCATTATGCGTCCTTTGATGGACCGCTCACCGCATTCTGGCTCCTCTCCTGGGCCGCCTTTCCAGAAAAGGCTTTCACCCGGGCCGCCAAGCCCACACTGAGAGACGACATCTTTCCAGCGATCCGCTGGGGTGCCCTGCTGGGGGCAACGATGAGCTGCAAATTCACCGGTTGGTTGGCTCCGCTTCCCTTTCTGATCTGGCCCGTTTTACAAGGCAATCGTCGCACGTGGCTGCTGTTGTGCTGGGGATTTCTCGCGGCCTTGGTCACCTTCTTCCTGTGCAATCCTCCCCTGTGGGTGCGTCCCATCGTCGGGATGCTCATGTTTTTCCGTTTCAATCTCCATCGGGGCCAGCTCCCGGGACTTAACATTCCCACATACTTTCTGGGAAAGATGTACGATCTGTATCACCCCCTGCCCTGGTACAACACCCTATTCTGGACTGCCGTGGCGGTTCCCCTGCCGATTTTACTTTTCTTTGTATTGGGCCTTGCGACCATCGGCCGGCGACGGATGCACCATTCGGTCGCTCTTTTGGCAGCGCACTGGGGTATTCTCATTATTGTGCGGGCAATCCCCGGGGCGCCGCCCCACGATGGAATTCGACTCTTTCTTCCCGCGTTTGCGTTTCTAGCACTACTCGCCGGGCTGGGTGTCGCGATGGGACCGAAAATGCTGACGGCGACATCCGCCGATCAAGGGCCCCGATCACGCAGTCCGGCTGACGTGGCGATGAATACTGATGCAAAGGAGAGGGCCTTTCCGGCAGCCCGCTCCCAGCGCCGCCAGCTCGCCGGGCTGGTGCAAGTCGCGAGCTGGATCGCGCTAATACTGTGCGTTATACCCATCTTCTGTTTTGCGCCGCAGTGGCTCTCGTACTACAACCTGTTGATCGGCGGTTTGCCAGGCGCTACCAAGCGGGGCATGGAACCGACGTACTACTGGGACGGGCTGGATCGTGACGTCCTGTTATGGCTTCGTATTCAGTGCGTCCCCGGTGAAAAAGTCTATTTTTCCGCAGGATCGCCGGACAATCTCGATCTTCAGCATGCGTGGGGCTGGCTCGCGCCGGAACCGGCTTCCTCCCCGGCTGACGCCCGATGGTACGTCATTCAGCACCGCCCCAGCGCCTGGAACGACATCGACAAATGGCTGGCCTATCACGGCGAACCAGCGTTTGTGAAATACGCCGGGCAGGCGACCTGGTGTCCTCTCGTCGGCCGTGTTTGGGTGGTGAAGGTCTTCCCCATCACAGAGTACTGGCGCGCCAGCCAAAGCATGGCCATCGAGAACACCCGGTAA